In the Heterodontus francisci isolate sHetFra1 chromosome 8, sHetFra1.hap1, whole genome shotgun sequence genome, one interval contains:
- the lrrc8c gene encoding volume-regulated anion channel subunit LRRC8C isoform X4: MIPVTEFKQFTDHQPAFRVLKPWWDVFTDYIAIAMLMIGVFGCTLQVMQDKIICLPKRNSPHSLHPVKNQTLVNISSSQFVTPAVLPVSHPSSRPSDEMKGLKTNLDLQQYSFINQMCYERALHWYAKYFPYLVLIHTLIFMLCSNFWFKFPGSSSKIEHFISILGKCFDSLWTTRALSEVSGENPEEKDNKSSQKNHQVRVAPGLSNSEGNLVKTQSLRSIPEKIVVEKPTVSALDKKEGEQAKALFEKVKKFRLHVEEGDLLYSMYVRQTIIKVIKFIFIIAYNSILVSKVNFTVDCEVNIQEMTGYCKFSCNHTMAHLFSKLSICYLCFVSVYGLTCLYTLYWLFYRSLKEYSFEYVRQETGIDDIPDVKNDFAFMLHLIDQYDPLYSKRFAVFLSEVSENKLKQLNLNNEWTPDKLRQRLQTNAQNRLELQLFMLSGLPDTVFELTELQSLKLEIINNVTIPATIVQLEDLQELSLYQCSVKIHSAALAFLKENLKVLRVKFDDIRELPHWMYGLKCLEELHLQGSLSPDLSKNITLESLRELKSLKVLSIKSNLTKIPPPIVETSSHLQTLCIQNDGTKLVMLNSLKKMVNLTELELIHCDLERIPHAVFSLINLQELDLKENNLKSVEEIISFQHCRKLTCLKMWHNSITYIPEHIKKLSSLERLYFNHNKIEVLPSHLFLCNKLRSLDLGHNDIRFIPPEIGVLQNLQDFIITGNKVESLPDELYFCKKLKTLKIGKNNLSVLSPKIGNLAHLTVLELKGNHFEGLPAELGACRSLKRSGLLVEDALFDVLPSDVREQMKME; this comes from the exons ATGATTCCAGTCACAGAGTTTAAGCAGTTTACTGACCATCAGCCTGCATTTAGAGTACTGAAACCGTGGTGGGATGTTTTTACCGACTACATCGCCATCGCTATGTTGATGATTGGTGTGTTTGGATGCACATTACAG gTAATGCAAGACAAGATTATTTGTCTTCCTAAACGAAATTCACCCCACAGCTTGCATCCTGTTAAAAATCAAACTCTTGTCAACATTTCTTCTAGTCAATTTGTAACACCAGCAGTGTTGCCAGTATCACACCCATCCTCTCGTCCTTCTGATGAAATGAAAGGACTGAAAACAAATCTTGACCTTCAACAATACAGCTTTATAAACCAAATGTGCTATGAACGTGCACTGCACTGGTATGCCAAGTATTTCCCCTATCTTGTCCTGATACACACCCTGATCTTCATGCTGTGTAGCAATTTTTGGTTCAAATTCCCTGGATCCAGTTCAAAAATCGAGCACTTCATCTCAATACTGGGGAAGTGCTTTGACTCGCTGTGGACAACCCGTGCTCTGTCTGAAGTTTCTGGTGAAAATCCCGAGGAAAAGGACAATAAGAGCAGCCAGAAGAATCACCAGGTCAGGGTAGCACCGGGCTTGTCTAACTCGGAAGGCAACCTGGTGAAAACGCAGTCCTTGCGATCTATTCCCGAGAAGATAGTGGTGGAGAAGCCAACAGTCAGTGCCTTGGACAAAAAGGAAGGTGAGCAGGCAAAAGCATTGTTTGAGAAAGTCAAAAAATTCAGACTGCATGTCGAAGAGGGGGATCTTCTCTATTCCATGTACGTGCGTCAGACCATCATCAAAGTCATTAAGTTCATTTTTATCATTGCATATAACAGTATCCTTGTCTCCAAAGTTAACTTCACTGTGGATTGCGAGGTCAACATTCAGGAGATGACAGGCTACTGTAAGTTTTCCTGTAATCACACCATGGCTCACCTGTTCTCCAAACTGTCTATTTGCTATCTATGTTTTGTTAGTGTCTATGGCCTAACTTGCCTTTATACACTGTACTGGCTGTTTTACCGTTCCCTTAAAGAATACTCCTTTGAGTATGTGCGGCAAGAGACTGGGATCGATGACATCCCAGATGTCAAAAACGACTTTGCCTTCATGCTACACCTGATAGATCAGTATGACCCTTTGTATTCCAAGAGGTTCGCAGTGTTCCTTTCGGAAGTTAGTGAGAATAAACTGAAGCAGTTGAACCTGAACAATGAGTGGACCCCAGATAAACTCCGTCAGCGGCTGCAAACAAATGCTCAGAATAGGCTGGAGTTGCAGCTTTTCATGCTCTCGGGGTTACCGGATACTGTGTTTGAGCTGACGGAATTGCAGTCTCTAAAACTGGAGATAATCAATAATGTCACCATACCAGCGACCATTGTGCAGCTTGAGGATCTCCAGGAGTTGTCTCTGTACCAATGCTCGGTCAAGATCCACAGTGCTGCTCTGGCATTCCTGAAGGAAAATCTCAAGGTTTTACGAGTCAAGTTTGATGATATCCGGGAGCTCCCACATTGGATGTATGGACTGAAGTGTTTGGAAGAGTTGCATCTTCAAGGCTCTTTGAGTCCTGACCTTTCTAAGAACATCACACTGGAGTCCTTGAGGGAACTCAAAAGTCTCAAGGTTCTTTCCATTAAAAGTAACTtgaccaaaatcccacctccaattGTTGAAACTTCAAGTCACCTCCAAACGTTGTGCATTCAAAATGATGGCACCAAGTTAGTGATGCTCAATAGCTTGAAAAAAATGGTCAATCTGACCGAGCTCGAGCTTATTCACTGTGACCTGGAGCGAATACCCCACGCCGTGTTCAGCCTGATCAATCTTCAAGAACTTGACTTGAAGGAAAACAATCTGAAATCCGTTGAGGAAATTATCAGCTTTCAACATTGCCGCAAACTCACCTGCCTCAAGATGTGGCATAACAGTATAACTTACATCCCGGAACACATCAAGAAGCTATCGAGCCTAGAACGTCTTTACTTTAACCACAACAAGATCGAGGTTCTGCCTTCGCACCTCTTCCTTTGCAACAAGCTGAGATCCTTGGACTTGGGCCACAATGACATCCGGTTCATCCCACCCGAGATAGGCGTCCTCCAAAACCTGCAGGACTTTATCATCACTGGCAATAAAGTGGAGAGCTTGCCAGACGAGCTGTACTTTTGCAAAAAGCTGAAGACGCTAAAAATTGGCAAGAACAACCTGTCGGTCCTGTCACCAAAGATTGGTAACTTGGCGCATCTCACCGTGCTGGAACTGAAGGGTAACCATTTTGAAGGGCTGCCAGCAGAGCTGGGGGCATGCCGGTCACTGAAGCGAAGTGGGCTGCTTGTAGAGGACGCCTTGTTTGACGTGCTGCCTTCTGACGTCAGGGAACAAATGAAAATGGAATAG
- the lrrc8c gene encoding volume-regulated anion channel subunit LRRC8C isoform X1 — translation MEAAANSPVIHHLEGTMIPVTEFKQFTDHQPAFRVLKPWWDVFTDYIAIAMLMIGVFGCTLQVMQDKIICLPKRNSPHSLHPVKNQTLVNISSSQFVTPAVLPVSHPSSRPSDEMKGLKTNLDLQQYSFINQMCYERALHWYAKYFPYLVLIHTLIFMLCSNFWFKFPGSSSKIEHFISILGKCFDSLWTTRALSEVSGENPEEKDNKSSQKNHQVRVAPGLSNSEGNLVKTQSLRSIPEKIVVEKPTVSALDKKEGEQAKALFEKVKKFRLHVEEGDLLYSMYVRQTIIKVIKFIFIIAYNSILVSKVNFTVDCEVNIQEMTGYCKFSCNHTMAHLFSKLSICYLCFVSVYGLTCLYTLYWLFYRSLKEYSFEYVRQETGIDDIPDVKNDFAFMLHLIDQYDPLYSKRFAVFLSEVSENKLKQLNLNNEWTPDKLRQRLQTNAQNRLELQLFMLSGLPDTVFELTELQSLKLEIINNVTIPATIVQLEDLQELSLYQCSVKIHSAALAFLKENLKVLRVKFDDIRELPHWMYGLKCLEELHLQGSLSPDLSKNITLESLRELKSLKVLSIKSNLTKIPPPIVETSSHLQTLCIQNDGTKLVMLNSLKKMVNLTELELIHCDLERIPHAVFSLINLQELDLKENNLKSVEEIISFQHCRKLTCLKMWHNSITYIPEHIKKLSSLERLYFNHNKIEVLPSHLFLCNKLRSLDLGHNDIRFIPPEIGVLQNLQDFIITGNKVESLPDELYFCKKLKTLKIGKNNLSVLSPKIGNLAHLTVLELKGNHFEGLPAELGACRSLKRSGLLVEDALFDVLPSDVREQMKME, via the exons ATGGAAGCTGCTGCTAACTCTCCAGTTATTCATCACCTTGAAG GAACTATGATTCCAGTCACAGAGTTTAAGCAGTTTACTGACCATCAGCCTGCATTTAGAGTACTGAAACCGTGGTGGGATGTTTTTACCGACTACATCGCCATCGCTATGTTGATGATTGGTGTGTTTGGATGCACATTACAG gTAATGCAAGACAAGATTATTTGTCTTCCTAAACGAAATTCACCCCACAGCTTGCATCCTGTTAAAAATCAAACTCTTGTCAACATTTCTTCTAGTCAATTTGTAACACCAGCAGTGTTGCCAGTATCACACCCATCCTCTCGTCCTTCTGATGAAATGAAAGGACTGAAAACAAATCTTGACCTTCAACAATACAGCTTTATAAACCAAATGTGCTATGAACGTGCACTGCACTGGTATGCCAAGTATTTCCCCTATCTTGTCCTGATACACACCCTGATCTTCATGCTGTGTAGCAATTTTTGGTTCAAATTCCCTGGATCCAGTTCAAAAATCGAGCACTTCATCTCAATACTGGGGAAGTGCTTTGACTCGCTGTGGACAACCCGTGCTCTGTCTGAAGTTTCTGGTGAAAATCCCGAGGAAAAGGACAATAAGAGCAGCCAGAAGAATCACCAGGTCAGGGTAGCACCGGGCTTGTCTAACTCGGAAGGCAACCTGGTGAAAACGCAGTCCTTGCGATCTATTCCCGAGAAGATAGTGGTGGAGAAGCCAACAGTCAGTGCCTTGGACAAAAAGGAAGGTGAGCAGGCAAAAGCATTGTTTGAGAAAGTCAAAAAATTCAGACTGCATGTCGAAGAGGGGGATCTTCTCTATTCCATGTACGTGCGTCAGACCATCATCAAAGTCATTAAGTTCATTTTTATCATTGCATATAACAGTATCCTTGTCTCCAAAGTTAACTTCACTGTGGATTGCGAGGTCAACATTCAGGAGATGACAGGCTACTGTAAGTTTTCCTGTAATCACACCATGGCTCACCTGTTCTCCAAACTGTCTATTTGCTATCTATGTTTTGTTAGTGTCTATGGCCTAACTTGCCTTTATACACTGTACTGGCTGTTTTACCGTTCCCTTAAAGAATACTCCTTTGAGTATGTGCGGCAAGAGACTGGGATCGATGACATCCCAGATGTCAAAAACGACTTTGCCTTCATGCTACACCTGATAGATCAGTATGACCCTTTGTATTCCAAGAGGTTCGCAGTGTTCCTTTCGGAAGTTAGTGAGAATAAACTGAAGCAGTTGAACCTGAACAATGAGTGGACCCCAGATAAACTCCGTCAGCGGCTGCAAACAAATGCTCAGAATAGGCTGGAGTTGCAGCTTTTCATGCTCTCGGGGTTACCGGATACTGTGTTTGAGCTGACGGAATTGCAGTCTCTAAAACTGGAGATAATCAATAATGTCACCATACCAGCGACCATTGTGCAGCTTGAGGATCTCCAGGAGTTGTCTCTGTACCAATGCTCGGTCAAGATCCACAGTGCTGCTCTGGCATTCCTGAAGGAAAATCTCAAGGTTTTACGAGTCAAGTTTGATGATATCCGGGAGCTCCCACATTGGATGTATGGACTGAAGTGTTTGGAAGAGTTGCATCTTCAAGGCTCTTTGAGTCCTGACCTTTCTAAGAACATCACACTGGAGTCCTTGAGGGAACTCAAAAGTCTCAAGGTTCTTTCCATTAAAAGTAACTtgaccaaaatcccacctccaattGTTGAAACTTCAAGTCACCTCCAAACGTTGTGCATTCAAAATGATGGCACCAAGTTAGTGATGCTCAATAGCTTGAAAAAAATGGTCAATCTGACCGAGCTCGAGCTTATTCACTGTGACCTGGAGCGAATACCCCACGCCGTGTTCAGCCTGATCAATCTTCAAGAACTTGACTTGAAGGAAAACAATCTGAAATCCGTTGAGGAAATTATCAGCTTTCAACATTGCCGCAAACTCACCTGCCTCAAGATGTGGCATAACAGTATAACTTACATCCCGGAACACATCAAGAAGCTATCGAGCCTAGAACGTCTTTACTTTAACCACAACAAGATCGAGGTTCTGCCTTCGCACCTCTTCCTTTGCAACAAGCTGAGATCCTTGGACTTGGGCCACAATGACATCCGGTTCATCCCACCCGAGATAGGCGTCCTCCAAAACCTGCAGGACTTTATCATCACTGGCAATAAAGTGGAGAGCTTGCCAGACGAGCTGTACTTTTGCAAAAAGCTGAAGACGCTAAAAATTGGCAAGAACAACCTGTCGGTCCTGTCACCAAAGATTGGTAACTTGGCGCATCTCACCGTGCTGGAACTGAAGGGTAACCATTTTGAAGGGCTGCCAGCAGAGCTGGGGGCATGCCGGTCACTGAAGCGAAGTGGGCTGCTTGTAGAGGACGCCTTGTTTGACGTGCTGCCTTCTGACGTCAGGGAACAAATGAAAATGGAATAG
- the lrrc8c gene encoding volume-regulated anion channel subunit LRRC8C isoform X2, with translation MSVPRTMIPVTEFKQFTDHQPAFRVLKPWWDVFTDYIAIAMLMIGVFGCTLQVMQDKIICLPKRNSPHSLHPVKNQTLVNISSSQFVTPAVLPVSHPSSRPSDEMKGLKTNLDLQQYSFINQMCYERALHWYAKYFPYLVLIHTLIFMLCSNFWFKFPGSSSKIEHFISILGKCFDSLWTTRALSEVSGENPEEKDNKSSQKNHQVRVAPGLSNSEGNLVKTQSLRSIPEKIVVEKPTVSALDKKEGEQAKALFEKVKKFRLHVEEGDLLYSMYVRQTIIKVIKFIFIIAYNSILVSKVNFTVDCEVNIQEMTGYCKFSCNHTMAHLFSKLSICYLCFVSVYGLTCLYTLYWLFYRSLKEYSFEYVRQETGIDDIPDVKNDFAFMLHLIDQYDPLYSKRFAVFLSEVSENKLKQLNLNNEWTPDKLRQRLQTNAQNRLELQLFMLSGLPDTVFELTELQSLKLEIINNVTIPATIVQLEDLQELSLYQCSVKIHSAALAFLKENLKVLRVKFDDIRELPHWMYGLKCLEELHLQGSLSPDLSKNITLESLRELKSLKVLSIKSNLTKIPPPIVETSSHLQTLCIQNDGTKLVMLNSLKKMVNLTELELIHCDLERIPHAVFSLINLQELDLKENNLKSVEEIISFQHCRKLTCLKMWHNSITYIPEHIKKLSSLERLYFNHNKIEVLPSHLFLCNKLRSLDLGHNDIRFIPPEIGVLQNLQDFIITGNKVESLPDELYFCKKLKTLKIGKNNLSVLSPKIGNLAHLTVLELKGNHFEGLPAELGACRSLKRSGLLVEDALFDVLPSDVREQMKME, from the exons ATGTCGGTCCCAC GAACTATGATTCCAGTCACAGAGTTTAAGCAGTTTACTGACCATCAGCCTGCATTTAGAGTACTGAAACCGTGGTGGGATGTTTTTACCGACTACATCGCCATCGCTATGTTGATGATTGGTGTGTTTGGATGCACATTACAG gTAATGCAAGACAAGATTATTTGTCTTCCTAAACGAAATTCACCCCACAGCTTGCATCCTGTTAAAAATCAAACTCTTGTCAACATTTCTTCTAGTCAATTTGTAACACCAGCAGTGTTGCCAGTATCACACCCATCCTCTCGTCCTTCTGATGAAATGAAAGGACTGAAAACAAATCTTGACCTTCAACAATACAGCTTTATAAACCAAATGTGCTATGAACGTGCACTGCACTGGTATGCCAAGTATTTCCCCTATCTTGTCCTGATACACACCCTGATCTTCATGCTGTGTAGCAATTTTTGGTTCAAATTCCCTGGATCCAGTTCAAAAATCGAGCACTTCATCTCAATACTGGGGAAGTGCTTTGACTCGCTGTGGACAACCCGTGCTCTGTCTGAAGTTTCTGGTGAAAATCCCGAGGAAAAGGACAATAAGAGCAGCCAGAAGAATCACCAGGTCAGGGTAGCACCGGGCTTGTCTAACTCGGAAGGCAACCTGGTGAAAACGCAGTCCTTGCGATCTATTCCCGAGAAGATAGTGGTGGAGAAGCCAACAGTCAGTGCCTTGGACAAAAAGGAAGGTGAGCAGGCAAAAGCATTGTTTGAGAAAGTCAAAAAATTCAGACTGCATGTCGAAGAGGGGGATCTTCTCTATTCCATGTACGTGCGTCAGACCATCATCAAAGTCATTAAGTTCATTTTTATCATTGCATATAACAGTATCCTTGTCTCCAAAGTTAACTTCACTGTGGATTGCGAGGTCAACATTCAGGAGATGACAGGCTACTGTAAGTTTTCCTGTAATCACACCATGGCTCACCTGTTCTCCAAACTGTCTATTTGCTATCTATGTTTTGTTAGTGTCTATGGCCTAACTTGCCTTTATACACTGTACTGGCTGTTTTACCGTTCCCTTAAAGAATACTCCTTTGAGTATGTGCGGCAAGAGACTGGGATCGATGACATCCCAGATGTCAAAAACGACTTTGCCTTCATGCTACACCTGATAGATCAGTATGACCCTTTGTATTCCAAGAGGTTCGCAGTGTTCCTTTCGGAAGTTAGTGAGAATAAACTGAAGCAGTTGAACCTGAACAATGAGTGGACCCCAGATAAACTCCGTCAGCGGCTGCAAACAAATGCTCAGAATAGGCTGGAGTTGCAGCTTTTCATGCTCTCGGGGTTACCGGATACTGTGTTTGAGCTGACGGAATTGCAGTCTCTAAAACTGGAGATAATCAATAATGTCACCATACCAGCGACCATTGTGCAGCTTGAGGATCTCCAGGAGTTGTCTCTGTACCAATGCTCGGTCAAGATCCACAGTGCTGCTCTGGCATTCCTGAAGGAAAATCTCAAGGTTTTACGAGTCAAGTTTGATGATATCCGGGAGCTCCCACATTGGATGTATGGACTGAAGTGTTTGGAAGAGTTGCATCTTCAAGGCTCTTTGAGTCCTGACCTTTCTAAGAACATCACACTGGAGTCCTTGAGGGAACTCAAAAGTCTCAAGGTTCTTTCCATTAAAAGTAACTtgaccaaaatcccacctccaattGTTGAAACTTCAAGTCACCTCCAAACGTTGTGCATTCAAAATGATGGCACCAAGTTAGTGATGCTCAATAGCTTGAAAAAAATGGTCAATCTGACCGAGCTCGAGCTTATTCACTGTGACCTGGAGCGAATACCCCACGCCGTGTTCAGCCTGATCAATCTTCAAGAACTTGACTTGAAGGAAAACAATCTGAAATCCGTTGAGGAAATTATCAGCTTTCAACATTGCCGCAAACTCACCTGCCTCAAGATGTGGCATAACAGTATAACTTACATCCCGGAACACATCAAGAAGCTATCGAGCCTAGAACGTCTTTACTTTAACCACAACAAGATCGAGGTTCTGCCTTCGCACCTCTTCCTTTGCAACAAGCTGAGATCCTTGGACTTGGGCCACAATGACATCCGGTTCATCCCACCCGAGATAGGCGTCCTCCAAAACCTGCAGGACTTTATCATCACTGGCAATAAAGTGGAGAGCTTGCCAGACGAGCTGTACTTTTGCAAAAAGCTGAAGACGCTAAAAATTGGCAAGAACAACCTGTCGGTCCTGTCACCAAAGATTGGTAACTTGGCGCATCTCACCGTGCTGGAACTGAAGGGTAACCATTTTGAAGGGCTGCCAGCAGAGCTGGGGGCATGCCGGTCACTGAAGCGAAGTGGGCTGCTTGTAGAGGACGCCTTGTTTGACGTGCTGCCTTCTGACGTCAGGGAACAAATGAAAATGGAATAG
- the lrrc8c gene encoding volume-regulated anion channel subunit LRRC8C isoform X3, translating to MRTMIPVTEFKQFTDHQPAFRVLKPWWDVFTDYIAIAMLMIGVFGCTLQVMQDKIICLPKRNSPHSLHPVKNQTLVNISSSQFVTPAVLPVSHPSSRPSDEMKGLKTNLDLQQYSFINQMCYERALHWYAKYFPYLVLIHTLIFMLCSNFWFKFPGSSSKIEHFISILGKCFDSLWTTRALSEVSGENPEEKDNKSSQKNHQVRVAPGLSNSEGNLVKTQSLRSIPEKIVVEKPTVSALDKKEGEQAKALFEKVKKFRLHVEEGDLLYSMYVRQTIIKVIKFIFIIAYNSILVSKVNFTVDCEVNIQEMTGYCKFSCNHTMAHLFSKLSICYLCFVSVYGLTCLYTLYWLFYRSLKEYSFEYVRQETGIDDIPDVKNDFAFMLHLIDQYDPLYSKRFAVFLSEVSENKLKQLNLNNEWTPDKLRQRLQTNAQNRLELQLFMLSGLPDTVFELTELQSLKLEIINNVTIPATIVQLEDLQELSLYQCSVKIHSAALAFLKENLKVLRVKFDDIRELPHWMYGLKCLEELHLQGSLSPDLSKNITLESLRELKSLKVLSIKSNLTKIPPPIVETSSHLQTLCIQNDGTKLVMLNSLKKMVNLTELELIHCDLERIPHAVFSLINLQELDLKENNLKSVEEIISFQHCRKLTCLKMWHNSITYIPEHIKKLSSLERLYFNHNKIEVLPSHLFLCNKLRSLDLGHNDIRFIPPEIGVLQNLQDFIITGNKVESLPDELYFCKKLKTLKIGKNNLSVLSPKIGNLAHLTVLELKGNHFEGLPAELGACRSLKRSGLLVEDALFDVLPSDVREQMKME from the exons ATGA GAACTATGATTCCAGTCACAGAGTTTAAGCAGTTTACTGACCATCAGCCTGCATTTAGAGTACTGAAACCGTGGTGGGATGTTTTTACCGACTACATCGCCATCGCTATGTTGATGATTGGTGTGTTTGGATGCACATTACAG gTAATGCAAGACAAGATTATTTGTCTTCCTAAACGAAATTCACCCCACAGCTTGCATCCTGTTAAAAATCAAACTCTTGTCAACATTTCTTCTAGTCAATTTGTAACACCAGCAGTGTTGCCAGTATCACACCCATCCTCTCGTCCTTCTGATGAAATGAAAGGACTGAAAACAAATCTTGACCTTCAACAATACAGCTTTATAAACCAAATGTGCTATGAACGTGCACTGCACTGGTATGCCAAGTATTTCCCCTATCTTGTCCTGATACACACCCTGATCTTCATGCTGTGTAGCAATTTTTGGTTCAAATTCCCTGGATCCAGTTCAAAAATCGAGCACTTCATCTCAATACTGGGGAAGTGCTTTGACTCGCTGTGGACAACCCGTGCTCTGTCTGAAGTTTCTGGTGAAAATCCCGAGGAAAAGGACAATAAGAGCAGCCAGAAGAATCACCAGGTCAGGGTAGCACCGGGCTTGTCTAACTCGGAAGGCAACCTGGTGAAAACGCAGTCCTTGCGATCTATTCCCGAGAAGATAGTGGTGGAGAAGCCAACAGTCAGTGCCTTGGACAAAAAGGAAGGTGAGCAGGCAAAAGCATTGTTTGAGAAAGTCAAAAAATTCAGACTGCATGTCGAAGAGGGGGATCTTCTCTATTCCATGTACGTGCGTCAGACCATCATCAAAGTCATTAAGTTCATTTTTATCATTGCATATAACAGTATCCTTGTCTCCAAAGTTAACTTCACTGTGGATTGCGAGGTCAACATTCAGGAGATGACAGGCTACTGTAAGTTTTCCTGTAATCACACCATGGCTCACCTGTTCTCCAAACTGTCTATTTGCTATCTATGTTTTGTTAGTGTCTATGGCCTAACTTGCCTTTATACACTGTACTGGCTGTTTTACCGTTCCCTTAAAGAATACTCCTTTGAGTATGTGCGGCAAGAGACTGGGATCGATGACATCCCAGATGTCAAAAACGACTTTGCCTTCATGCTACACCTGATAGATCAGTATGACCCTTTGTATTCCAAGAGGTTCGCAGTGTTCCTTTCGGAAGTTAGTGAGAATAAACTGAAGCAGTTGAACCTGAACAATGAGTGGACCCCAGATAAACTCCGTCAGCGGCTGCAAACAAATGCTCAGAATAGGCTGGAGTTGCAGCTTTTCATGCTCTCGGGGTTACCGGATACTGTGTTTGAGCTGACGGAATTGCAGTCTCTAAAACTGGAGATAATCAATAATGTCACCATACCAGCGACCATTGTGCAGCTTGAGGATCTCCAGGAGTTGTCTCTGTACCAATGCTCGGTCAAGATCCACAGTGCTGCTCTGGCATTCCTGAAGGAAAATCTCAAGGTTTTACGAGTCAAGTTTGATGATATCCGGGAGCTCCCACATTGGATGTATGGACTGAAGTGTTTGGAAGAGTTGCATCTTCAAGGCTCTTTGAGTCCTGACCTTTCTAAGAACATCACACTGGAGTCCTTGAGGGAACTCAAAAGTCTCAAGGTTCTTTCCATTAAAAGTAACTtgaccaaaatcccacctccaattGTTGAAACTTCAAGTCACCTCCAAACGTTGTGCATTCAAAATGATGGCACCAAGTTAGTGATGCTCAATAGCTTGAAAAAAATGGTCAATCTGACCGAGCTCGAGCTTATTCACTGTGACCTGGAGCGAATACCCCACGCCGTGTTCAGCCTGATCAATCTTCAAGAACTTGACTTGAAGGAAAACAATCTGAAATCCGTTGAGGAAATTATCAGCTTTCAACATTGCCGCAAACTCACCTGCCTCAAGATGTGGCATAACAGTATAACTTACATCCCGGAACACATCAAGAAGCTATCGAGCCTAGAACGTCTTTACTTTAACCACAACAAGATCGAGGTTCTGCCTTCGCACCTCTTCCTTTGCAACAAGCTGAGATCCTTGGACTTGGGCCACAATGACATCCGGTTCATCCCACCCGAGATAGGCGTCCTCCAAAACCTGCAGGACTTTATCATCACTGGCAATAAAGTGGAGAGCTTGCCAGACGAGCTGTACTTTTGCAAAAAGCTGAAGACGCTAAAAATTGGCAAGAACAACCTGTCGGTCCTGTCACCAAAGATTGGTAACTTGGCGCATCTCACCGTGCTGGAACTGAAGGGTAACCATTTTGAAGGGCTGCCAGCAGAGCTGGGGGCATGCCGGTCACTGAAGCGAAGTGGGCTGCTTGTAGAGGACGCCTTGTTTGACGTGCTGCCTTCTGACGTCAGGGAACAAATGAAAATGGAATAG